One part of the Prunus persica cultivar Lovell chromosome G5, Prunus_persica_NCBIv2, whole genome shotgun sequence genome encodes these proteins:
- the LOC18775682 gene encoding olee1-like protein, with protein MSTKSSTTVLAFAFCFVSLLSFAYSNTTDDKIYLTGLVYCDNCQLKSMTEISKMIPGARVRLECREGGNIKSRREGETNPLGMYVFVLEKSKEPLDDCQVTVLHSPDPECKISNEVDPNNKSKTAPVATRKLNLLEGDSVVFIGPSHRVSYPLGLVVEKARPECKQFAQARKHFQN; from the exons ATGTCGACAAAGTCTAGCACTACTGtccttgcctttgccttttGTTTCGTGTCCCTCCTTAGTTTCGCTTACTCCAACACCACCGACGACAAAATCTACCTCACCGGCCTGGTCTACTGTGACAACTGCCAATTGAAGTCTATGACCGAGATCAGTAAGATGATTCCAG GTGCAAGGGTGCGATTGGAGTGTAGGGAGGGGGGGAACATAAAATCCAGACGAGAGGGCGAAACCAACCCGCTTGGAATGTACGTGTTTGTGTTGGAAAAATCTAAGGAGCCTTTGGATGATTGTCAAGTGACAGTGTTACACAGCCCTGACCCTGAATGCAAGATTTCCAATGAGGTCGACCCTAACAACAAATCAAAAACTGCGCCGGTGGCCACCCGGAAGCTCAACCTATTGGAAGGAGACAGCGTCGTTTTCATCGGGCCAAGCCACCGTGTTTCCTACCCTCTTGGTTTGGTCGTTGAGAAAGCTCGTCCTGAGTGCAAGCAGTTCGCCCAAGCACGCAAGCATTTTCAGAACTAA
- the LOC109949315 gene encoding uncharacterized protein LOC109949315 → MSSPRSRAQSSSTPVPPDYITGTGIDAHAIEVRSKLHPFAQKNMDENVLHLFENTLVLGPHWFGPVPAEMAELLKKDAEAPLCFESTSALASYSWVSKNLSRSFPSSEVRNSPVKWADWIDRLLPRYGGHWRRAGIYDAILLSKQSINRDENLLAAALCFWNSANNTFDFRVGPMVPTLLDMAQIFGFRLHGRPVDAIGDYHRRKNQEKVATPFTISPAKINQNCSFSNYLKKFSAEKDKDQQHMLFLLYWLNRFVFPNRSSAVLLEYRHLAEALHNHTNVGLGPTVLAHLFKNPHTATLENPLNLSAPGAFWMIQIWLQVYFPKLRFPDIVLPEDQVLALPLISAEVPKRSIEEYLMLFRHCTKRSVAQWQVVIRRTYPWFQTGFRLFEKEPKDEAARTDFRRKFLSITLPRDLPHGGGKPPNYHLGAKVYHPNFCARQLGCPQLIPLKSYRSCNRASS, encoded by the coding sequence ATGTCTTCCCCAAGGTCTCGTGCTCAGTCTTCTTCAACTCCAGTTCCTCCTGATTACATTACTGGGACCGGGATTGATGCTCATGCGATAGAAGTCAGAAGCAAGCTTCATCCCTTTGCCCAAAAGAATATGGACGAGAATGTCCTTCATTTGTTCGAGAACACCCTAGTGTTAGGGCCTCACTGGTTTGGTCCTGTTCCAGCCGAGATGGCAGAATTGCTGAAAAAGGATGCCGAGGCTCCTTTGTGCTTTGAGAGTACTTCTGCCCTGGCTTCTTATTCTTGGGTTAGCAAGAATTTGAGCCGGTCCTTCCCGTCCAGTGAGGTGAGGAACAGTCCGGTCAAATGGGCAGACTGGATTGATAGACTCCTTCCGAGATATGGGGGTCACTGGAGGAGAGCCGGGATTTATGATGCCATTCTCCTGTCCAAGCAGTCAATTAACAGAGATGAGAACCTGCTTGCCGCTGCTTTGTGCTTCTGGAATTCCGCCAACAACACATTTGATTTCCGTGTGGGTCCTATGGTGCCAACCCTGCTGGATATGGCCCAGATCTTTGGGTTCAGGCTCCATGGCAGGCCTGTTGATGCTATTGGAGATTATCACAGGCggaaaaatcaagaaaaagtgGCCACTCCCTTCACTATTTCTCCGGCCAAGATCAACCAGAATTGCTCCTTCTCCAATTATCTGAAGAAATTTAGTGctgagaaggacaaggatcAGCAACACATGTTGTTCCTTCTGTATTGGCTGAACCGGTTTGTTTTCCCTAATCGGTCTTCTGCAGTTCTGCTTGAGTACAGACATTTGGCAGAAGCACTTCACAATCACACTAATGTGGGGCTTGGGCCTACAGTTCTGGCTCACCTTTTCAAGAATCCGCACACTGCCACCCTGGAGAATCCACTGAACCTGTCGGCCCCTGGCgcattctggatgatccagatctggctGCAGGTCTATTTTCCAAAGCTAAGGTTCCCAGacatagttctgcctgaagaccAAGTCCTGGCCCTTCCTCTGATATCGGCAGAAGTGCCCAAGCGTTCTATTGAGGAGTACTTGATGCTCTTCAGGCATTGTACAAAAAGGTCGGTAGCTCAATGGCAAGTGGTGATTAGAAGGACCTATCCTTGGTTCCAGACCGGATTTCGGTTGTTCGAGAAGGAGCCAAAAGACGAGGCTGCCAGAACAGACTTCAGGAGGAAATTTCTGAGCATTACTCTGCCCAGAGATCTACCCCATGGTGGGGGCAAACCTCCAAATTATCATCTGGGGGCAAAAGTCTACCATCCCAACTTCTGTGCAAGGCAGCTTGGCTGTCCTCAGCTCATTCCGCTGAAATCATATCGGAGTTGTAACCGGGCCTCCTCTTAG